DNA sequence from the Cellulophaga sp. HaHaR_3_176 genome:
ATAGTAAAGTTGTAGTTGCTACAGATGGTGAAAAGATAGTAGGCAGTGGTTTTGGAGTTATTAAAAATGCAAGTAATTATTTAGAACATGACACCTATGCAAACTTTCATTTTATGTATGTAGACCTCGATTATAGAGGTAAAGGTATTAATGCTTTAATTATAGATGATTTAAAAAAATGGGCAAATGCACAAGGAATTTTTGAAATACGCCTTACTGTTTATAATGATAATATAGCTGCAATAAAGGCTTATGAAAAAGTAGGTTTTAAAAAGCATATTATTGAAATGCGTTTGGAGCAATCTTCTACAAATACCCATCACTTAAATTAAATTTGAAATCGTAATTTTGAAAAAAAGAAAATTGTCCATGGAGTTTCAGAACACTTTAGAGTTTGCTCAAAAATTAGATAAAGAAGATAAATTACATTCGTATAGAGATGAGTTTTATTTTCCGAAAGTAAATGGTAAGCAAGTAATTTATTTTACAGGAAACTCACTAGGCTTGCAACCTAAGCGAACAAAAAAGTTTGTTGATGAAGTAATGACTGATTGGGCAGAATTGGCTGTAGAAGGTCATTTTCATGCCGATAAATCTTGGTGGGATTATCATGAACGATTGGCAGCGCCATTGGCAAAAGTAGTAGGTGCAAAAACGGAAGAGGTTTCGGTAATGAATACCTTATCTGTAAATCTGCACTTATTAATGGTTTCCTTTTACAGACCTACTCAAAAAAGATTTAAAATTTTATGTGAAGAAAAGGCCTTTCCGTCTGATCAATATATGCTTAAAAGTCAAGTTCGCTTTCACGGTTTAAACCCAGATGATGCTATTGTTGAAGTTAAAAAGCGTGAAGGAGAAAACCATTGGAGAACAGAAGATGTTTTAGCAAAAATTAAAGAAGTTGGAGACGAATTGGCATTAGTTTTAATAGGCGGTGTAAACTATTATAACGGGCAAGTTTTTGATATGGAAACCATTACAAAAGCGGGTAAAGATGCTGGTGCTTTTGTAGGTTGGGATTTGGCTCATGGTGTAGGTAATGTGGCTCTTAAATTAAACGAATGGGGAGCAGATTTTGCTGCTTGGTGTAGTTATAAGTATATGAATAGTGGCCCAGGGCACGCTTCTGGGATATACATAAATGAAAAATATTTAGGAAAAGAAGACATACCTAGATTTGAAGGCTGGTGGGGAACTAAAAAAGAAACTCGGTTTTTAATGAAACCAGAGTTTGAGCCAATGGAAAATGCTGATGCTTGGCAAATTAGTAATGCACCCATTTTAGCGATGGCACCTTATTTAGCCTCTTTAGAAATGTTTGAAGAAGTAGGTATGGAAGTTTTAATTGAAAAAAGAACTACAATTGTAGCTTATTTAGAGTTTATACTTCATGAAATTGATGCTGAGGTAGATGGCTCTTTTGAGATTATTACACCTGCAGATAGAGGTTGCCAGTTATCTGTTTTTTTACACGG
Encoded proteins:
- a CDS encoding GNAT family N-acetyltransferase; amino-acid sequence: MSDIRIRTATLNDLPILLNFEQSIVKAERPFDVTLAADPISYYDIETLLSDTNSKVVVATDGEKIVGSGFGVIKNASNYLEHDTYANFHFMYVDLDYRGKGINALIIDDLKKWANAQGIFEIRLTVYNDNIAAIKAYEKVGFKKHIIEMRLEQSSTNTHHLN
- the kynU gene encoding kynureninase, with protein sequence MEFQNTLEFAQKLDKEDKLHSYRDEFYFPKVNGKQVIYFTGNSLGLQPKRTKKFVDEVMTDWAELAVEGHFHADKSWWDYHERLAAPLAKVVGAKTEEVSVMNTLSVNLHLLMVSFYRPTQKRFKILCEEKAFPSDQYMLKSQVRFHGLNPDDAIVEVKKREGENHWRTEDVLAKIKEVGDELALVLIGGVNYYNGQVFDMETITKAGKDAGAFVGWDLAHGVGNVALKLNEWGADFAAWCSYKYMNSGPGHASGIYINEKYLGKEDIPRFEGWWGTKKETRFLMKPEFEPMENADAWQISNAPILAMAPYLASLEMFEEVGMEVLIEKRTTIVAYLEFILHEIDAEVDGSFEIITPADRGCQLSVFLHGHGKELFDFLMKNGVITDWREPNVIRLAPAPFYCSYEDMYRFGQLLKKGILEK